In Brassica napus cultivar Da-Ae chromosome C2, Da-Ae, whole genome shotgun sequence, the sequence AACATCTCAACCAGGTTCAtcttttgtttatctttttgaTGAGAAAATGTGTTATATGTGTTAATCAAATGGTTTCAATCGAATTATATATAGGGGGCAAAATTTACgttaaatatgaaattatttttcatgGTCCAACCATGCATTCATCTATGATAAGTATGAAgtcattttattatttacacCTACTCACACGTCATTCTGGATAGGAAACGATCATACACCCTTCTCTAATGGAAAATGAAATTATGTTTGCTTTTTTGACTCGAACATTTTAgagaaaccaaacaaataaaataagaaaggaATCGATACGAAGGATGGGATTTAGAggaatatcccctatatattaaaagagaagtcactttaatGATTTCTGATGACGTGTCGttcataggtgaagtttcaatttaatatcccctatatattaaaagagaagtcattttaatgatttctaatgACGTGTCGttcataggtgaagtttcaatttaattgttataatttgattagtcgattgttcttaatttttatttatttaatttagatctaaaaatttaaggtaagtctaaaatcatttaacacccacttgccatataatctaaagaatattacaaataacaatttatggaaactaatttttgaaattatagaaagattaataatgttttatttatcactttcaatatttataaactataaaatataatgaacgaaattttatataagataattataattgttttatactctacttgatgaattgtattcgaatataattatataataactattttaaatataacaaaatccaaacatgtttattaatattatttttaaattatttattgttgttcaaagaataaatttatcagaattttaaaataaattatgaatagTTTAATTGTAAGTtaccttatttatttttcaaagtaacttatgaataattttttttgtcttgtgCAAGTTGCAAAGTAACTTATGAATAGTTTAAATGTAAGTtaccttatttattttaaacatttcttGTCCAAGTTATTatcacatttattaaaattttaaaagtcaaTTTACCTTAATGTTTCTAAATTCTTAATTCGTTTGTAATGACTTACCttattacaatataaaattCCCGGTGAAATAGTTAATAGGGGGATAACTTTCTTTAAtctatttcaatatttattgtgaaaaataaatatagcaacatcatttatttttgaaagGTCGACAATATAAAGTTGCATTATTGAGAATAAGCATTTCTTGCGCAAGTTAGTATTACATAATTCGACTTTTAGACAGAGTGAAGTAGGGGGTGAGTCATCTTtattgtaataaatatgatcAGAATTAATTCGTCCGGAGACTCATGCGTTTTTATGTAATACTATACTAACTTTCGACGTATTAGGATTCTTCACTTGTGGAGAAATTACAATAAAGATTCCGGAAACACCATCGAAATGGTTTTCGTTGAAAAAGAAGTAGATTACTACATTTTTTACAACTCATaaacagaaccggacaaaaacctcatgcaggaatccgtctagaagctgtaagttttgttttaaatatttattttaaaattttcaattaatttaatttttaaaatttaatttaattttttttttgtagttagagaagacgggagtcttaccatctctgtctgacctattcaagatgactcacgccacatccgacggagtttttgtggatcctgcatctgagaaactcttccaagcAGTGGCttctcggattgaagaacgagagacgcaactaacccatgagtctcccgatggattacccgtcacattgtccaccgaagacgCCGACaaaatcttcgaagaggtacaacttaaaatttttgtttacattatttttaatattttaacataattaactatattaatatatgttttaattttacaggtggctcctaaaaagaagggacggatagtcggtataggctctgttaacaaagttgcaagggcaacttcgtcataaacttcgagacgggatgaagagacttctcagatgaaagctcgaatggatagccagcaggttcgtttagactctcttgggGATTTGCTAAACGTGATGGCCGTGgaaaacccggttatgcagagaatgttgagtgagagacgagccgctcttgggttaccagtacgagatccccaagagtccgatccaacccgtcaacagccgagcaaccccaccgactacttcgatgatatgtagttttttttatattttggtttgtataatgaatttaaatattattgtatgacttttaaatgcttttttaaaatatgtttttcattttcatatttcattttaaaattaaaattattttaaattcaaatttatatttgaggttaaaaaaatattcaaatttattatatattaataagaatcgatgtaaactccacgtaaatgtttacgagtgagtAACGTTGAAAGATTTACGAGAGTTTTACATCGAAAGGTTTACGTGTTCTTTACAACAAAAGTATTTACGTCTGTTTTACATCGAAACCGTTACGTGGAGTTTACCACGAAATCTTACGtctcgtttacgacgaaacgatgccttgcgctttacgaggaatatatttcgtcgtaaacgtaacaagtcgtttacgacgaaacctccgttacgacggacgttttacgacgaaacgtctTTTgaggttaattcgtcgtaataccccgtttacgacgaatttacaacgaatattgccctcgtaaaaaatatgttttcttgtagtgcacaTTAAAAGTTTAGAAAATCAAATTCCCTTCCATTCTTCTATACAAAAGATTTacccctttttattttcacCATCAACACAAAGCGATGCTTTGTATCACGGATGAGTTGTTGTTGAATTTTATGACGACTAGTCACAAGTGAATTTTTCGGCAAAGTTCCGTCAATTTTTTTGGCAAGTTTGTCATTTCCATATTTCTAGTTTAGGGAAAGATTATTTAGgaaaagtttaatttaagaaacttttttagttttggaaattttctattttgtaaaagtttatatgttggaaaagtttctatttttggaaagtttatatttttggaaactttttCCAGAGACTGAGAACATAAAACCGTTAATTTTTCGTGTTTCAGATGACCACATCTTATGTTGATCATTCCAACCAGTGACAAAGGTGAAGGCTATTCCGTAACAGCCCGTACTAGTACAGCTCAGAATTTGACTCATTATCTGCGGTCTTGCCTTATTTGATCCGCTGTGGGGGCAGTGGGTTCGACCGGTTGAAAATTTTGAGTTGCAAATGTGGATTAAACTTAGTTAAGTAGGGGGTGTGGGTTAACCAAATTTTAAGTGAGGCAGATGAATAGGATAAGAATGAGCCAAACATTCTGCAAGATAAGTAAATCACAAATATGGATAGTGCTTGTGTGACTAACTGGAACACCAGTGTCATGATCAGATCAGAAAACATGTGTAATTTTCCCCCACTATCAAATATCCAACTACTATTAGGAAGGATATACTAGAGATATGGAAATTGTccaaaaatatgaattaaagATTGTTTGCGACCAAACGGATTTAGTTTGTAGCACTCATCGATGTTGTATCCAGTACAAccaaataaatttaacattgaGATGGTCGATATGGATTGTAAGCAACAAGATATGCACTATAATAGCCAGGCTCGTGAGCTTCAATAGATGCAAGATAACAGCTAGTGCTAGAAACATCATAAGTAAAGCTATGGAAAACTACATAATCTGATTTCATTTCAGTGATGAATTAATCATTTTCCATCACTTTTAGACTAAGAACCAGCATCCTAATAAGTACTAAGAACTTAAGGAATAGTATCATTGATAAAAACCCAACTTATTTTGGCAAATAAGTGCCATACGAACATGTCAACACCATAAGTGAACATTATAACCCTATGTTAGCCAATCAAAGATCAGAATTAGTGATTGAAATCATGAAGAAAAATGAATTCTAATACTGGTCCAAGTATAGATGATTGCAATCAAAAGTCATTGTTTGATTTGGATTTGAAGAGCTCATTGTgaattagaaaattaaaatggggaagaagatcatGTAACAATCAACGAGAAATTAACAACAACAAATCTAGGTCAAAAACAAGTGAAGATTGggaataagaaaataaaagaaattctAATAAAACGAAGATCAGTTGAATATAAAAATTGATGGAGAGTTGATTAATCGAAATATTCATGGTGATTTTTGTTGAAACAAAGCTCAAATTCAAGAGAATCAAAGAAATTTGAATAAAGAACTAATGCCGAAGCTTTCGGTTAGCTTTGCTGTAATATTGAGAAAGAAACTGTTGTaacaaaatatgtattattgatTTCAGAAAGTGTAAAAGAAACCAAATTATAATTGAATGAACTAGATTTTTGAACCGCGTTAAAACGCagattatgtttattttttatataaaaccgataaataaaatgatacaaattataagaaaaaatcttattaaatcTTTTAgggttgaaaaatatatttgaaccCAAAGAATTGAAtctaaaccaaacaaaaaaaaaatataccaaattcaaaccaaaattgGTAAGATATCCGAAtggatccaaaattttggtatatGTAAAATTGgatatattcttaaatatattagttatttctaaatcttatatactaaaaatatcCAACACActcaaaaatacttgaaattatccaaaatatgTGAAAGAtagttaaaagtaaatatatatatatatatatatatattcaaaaatactcaaaaaataCCCTAAATACCTATTAGTTTTCTATCTAAATAGCTAAAAGTAACTAATTCCATGTTAATCATAAATATTCGGCATACAATATtcaaattcataaattataattGAATGAATTATGGTTAAAGTAATAGAGATTTAACCAAAGattcaaattatatattgaGATACTAGGTGTTCTGCCTGCACATGCGGGCATAGTGTTATTATAGATATTTatgtgtttataaatattaaatcaaaaccaacataaaaaattattaattatatttttaaaaagataaatcaaacattaaactttatattttataataaaatattatttcagataaaaacacaacatatttaagaattatctaatgttttaaaaatatattttatttttgagaatttttttatatttacttatagtcaattatcaaatatataatataaataaaatattattaatatatattcattactttttatcaaaaaaaatatgctaattgttttgttaaattttaaaaacgttcatatattttagaaaatatatttatttgtttgattagcatttaattataaattgttttatatctaactatatattttataataaaatattattttcagataacaacagaatatatctaagaattatcttatgttttaaaacatgtttttatttttaaaatttttattatatttatttatagtcaattatctaatataatatataaatataatattattaatagaaattcctttttaattatttatattttagttaattgttattattattaattttaatcacttatttaatcaggtatattttaaattcgtttttatttttgactatatatataatttatacattAAGGATATAaacgatttattattaattttaatcatttttttaataagatagatttgaaattcgtttatattttgactaatttatataattattcattaagggtataaacgatattaaccgctctaacttttaacgtgagagctcgattccaaaaatttatcaCTTATTTAATCaggtatattttaaattcgtttttatttttgactatatatataatttatacattAAGGATATAaacgatttattattaattttaatcatttttttaataagatagatttgaaattcgtttttatattttgaccaatttatataattattcattaagggtataaacgatattaaccgctctaacttttaacgtgagagctcgattccaaaaatttacttcgcaaataatagtatagattgttgTTCAGGTAAAAAAGTATATGCACGCTTTAAgaactattatatattttgtatccattttcatttacaatattttttgtgcTTACAATACaactttttaatttatcttaaaTAACAGAGAATACATAAAACGGTATAAAGTATTCTTTCATATCTATCCTAAATACCATATCTAGGAGAAATGCTGGAGATAGGCATGAATGGGAAATAAATTAGTGAAATGTGTTAATAATCTTactggatttaaaaaaaaaaaaaaagccagcAAAAATCAATTTTAGTATAACCAACTTAAATAAACTGTTTAACATTTGCACcccaaaaagaaacttaaataaACTGAAAttcattaaaacatttatatgcatatatatatatatatatatatatatatatatatatatatatattgaaaataccTTGAACAAAAAAGATATACTCATATTATACAAAACtacttttattaattattgttttttttttttaatttaaaatgtattatatatatatatatatatatatatatatatatatatataactgaattcattttcaaactgaaccaaaccatactttttatttttctcttggGTTAACATGCATTATGTGGTTTTACTCTTAAACCAGATGGTTCACCTttgcctctttttttttcttataaaatgaaGTAGTACCCAGTAGAACTAAGAAAATAGAATGCAAAGTGAAGCCAAGGAGAAATCAGCAAAGGGTGTCTTCAAACCATTTCTGAAACTTGGTCATCTCCTTAGAAGGCAAAGCAGCCAAGACATAAACACCTTTACTATCTCCATCAATGTCTGGAAACAGCAAAACTATGTCTTTCCGATGGTACACAACGGGACAGCAATAATTTGGCTTTCCCCATGGATATTCAACCTCCGCAAatcccagttttttttttttttttttttttgttaatccaGGGGTTCCCCAGTTACGTGAATCATTTCTCTGGGCCCGGTTaggcagcggtccacttcacccgGGAGGGCTTTACCTGGGCTGGGGGCAAGGCCCAACACCCAGTACCGCATTTGGTGACAGAATGGGCAGTTCGCCTCCGCTTGGCGTCGAACCCGTGAGCATGACGATTGGCCCCCAGGATCCTTACCAAGCGAGCTACCTCATCCCGTCATCTCTCCCCAATCTATAGCGGATCTGGCATACTCATCCGTTATCCGATTCGCACGTTCTCCTACCATTTCCACGATCGTCCCAAACAGTTCTTCGAGCAATGCCTTTCGTTTCGCCTTTCCGTACGCCGTTAAAACCGCGTTTCCCGTGTACGAAGAGGGAAGCTGAGGATCCAGCCTCCCTCTGATGTCCACCGCGTAAAGAATGGTTGATTCTTTTTCAAGATCAtccacctcttcttcttctactaaaGAGAGTGCCTTGCACCTCCAAACCAAAACGGTAACGACGTTGAAGCCCGTCACACGAACACAAACACTACTAACACTCTCCGAGGCCTTCTCTTTGAGCCTCGAGATTTGTTGAGAGGATAGCTTGAAGATGTTGAAATCTTGACATGTTGCATATTTACACTGTTTTAACCATCCATATTGCATTCATATGTCCTAATCAGGTAGTGGAGTTTCTTATGGAGTAATTGGAGGTGTTTAAAAGCATTGTGGCTCAAGAAGAGATGGAAAATGAAGTTAGTTCGAGTTCAAGCGAGCACAACTCGGGTTGAGCCAACGCGGGTTCCCTTACCCGCGCCGAGGCATCGAGAagaagatatgaaggactccacGCGGGTTGAGTCGCGCGGGTTCTCCTACCCGCGTAGCGTGGTCGATGGCTCAACGCGGGTAGAGCGACGCGGGAAGGCCTACCAGCACGTTGGAATTGGAGGCGTGGTAGCATCTTGACGCGGGGTGGAGCACGCGGGTGATCCCCATTTTCCCTTACCCACGTCACCAAAGGATTCTGTTCGAGGAGTCACGCGGGTGAAGCAGCGAGGGGAAGCCTACCCGCACGTATGAACTGATGGCGCTTCGACGAGTTGACGCGGGGAAGCTGACGCGGGTTGCACCCGACGGAACCCAACCCGAGTCGAGACTTTTACTTAGtcgaattttaatgtttttaagggctttttaaactttttaatggaaaccattaggtttaccaaagacatataaatactcttgtaatcctaAAGTTAGGAtctatcttgttttctatctaatcacaaaAGAACTCTTAGGTGAAAGATCTTATCTTAATCATTTTCTCTTGTGATTACTTGATTATCctgatcactaatcatgattagcaccaaatcatctttgatttttgggctcatcatgaagagtagtgagtagtcatctttggattcatgggttagggagatttagggtgattaagctagatctaaggtgtttagGTATAGATCaatcttattccttgctagtagagtgcttttaatgcaactctagagttggcctctctaaagttgagctctaggcatttcatacccggaaggtgttcgatgaaatgcctgaaccaactctcctaagcttttaacattctttaccaAAGGAATTTGTTGTTAAAGGGGTTAAGATGTCTAATAAAattgagattaatgattacttagataacattcaaccaaaggaatttgatgcttgagttgtctaagtaaatgagcattcatctagggatagagttttcttaggattgtgtctaggtCTAAGGTAGATATAGATTGGTTAAAAGTTGACACCTTTAGGTTGAATCTTGATCACGCAAGATCAATTCCcatagcccatgagttctcccTTCTTATAAAAAAGAAAGCTTTGTCATTTATTGCATTTTAGGTAGTAATCTAGTTTAAAATCAACTCAAAAACTggtagcacttagattaagcatggtcttgcattctCTTTGCATCATAATCACTTAGGGTTGGT encodes:
- the LOC125582173 gene encoding omega-hydroxypalmitate O-feruloyl transferase-like, which codes for MGITRVLHPASRCYHASNSNVLCKYATCQDFNIFKLSSQQISRLKEKASESVSSVCVRVTGFNVVTVLVWRCKALSLVEEEEVDDLEKESTILYAVDIRGRLDPQLPSSYTGNAVLTAYGKAKRKALLEELFGTIVEMVGERANRITDEYARSAIDWGEMTG